From Pontibacter actiniarum, a single genomic window includes:
- a CDS encoding FtsB family cell division protein, giving the protein MIQRIPKIFRNFYFITSFLFVAWMLFFDSNDFVTQFQMRRQLSELEDTKEHYLEKMAEVEKDRKELMGNPELLEKFAREKYLMKRPHEDVFIIVPKEE; this is encoded by the coding sequence ATGATACAGCGCATCCCTAAAATATTCAGAAATTTCTATTTTATTACTTCCTTTCTGTTTGTCGCGTGGATGCTTTTTTTTGACTCCAACGACTTTGTTACCCAGTTCCAGATGCGCAGGCAGCTAAGTGAGCTGGAGGACACGAAGGAACACTACCTCGAGAAGATGGCTGAGGTAGAGAAAGACCGAAAGGAGCTGATGGGAAACCCGGAGCTGTTGGAGAAGTTTGCCCGTGAAAAGTACCTGATGAAGCGCCCGCATGAGGATGTGTTCATCATTGTGCCGAAGGAAGAGTAG